The Cyanobacteria bacterium GSL.Bin1 genome includes the window CATCGAGAAGCTTTAATACAGGAAGATTTCTTAAGAATCGCTGATTTATTCCAAAGATATAATAGCGAACAATACAGATGAAAGTTGTTGGTAATACAGCCATGTTGAGTGAACTCAGACAGTTTTTACTGCTAGACTCCGCTACCCGCACTTTATTATTGATTCCATTATTCTTCTCAGTCGTTATTTTTGTGGTGGCTTGTGCTCGGCTCCTCTGGTTTGGTCTGATCCAGATTGAGTTCGAGCTGTTCTATCAAACCAAGATTCGCATACTTTGGGAAGAAGTGATTCTGCCTGAAATCGCCCTTTTACAGCCCACAGTCCTCTTGTTAATAGCTGACATTATCACTCTCTCCATTGGTGCAGTCGATAGCAAGTTTGATCTAGATAATGTGATAGAAATACCCTTTGGTCTTGCAGCGGCAGCAGGCGTCATTGTCTTGGGGTCACGCATCGCTGATCGATTTTTAGATAAATACTTATTGGATGCGATTCGTAAAGAGCGAAAACTGAATCGAGAGCTATTAGGTTTGGCCAAAACAGCCGTCAAAGCTCTGTTTATTTTTATTGTTGTTGTCATCTTCTTCAGTGTGCGTCACGTTAATATCACGGCTTTCATTACTGGCTTGGGGGCCTTTGGCTTTGTGATTGCCTTTGTGGCTCGATCGCTATTAGAGCAAGTTTTAGGTGCTGTCGTCATCTACCTTGACAAGCCATTTGGAATCGATGATTACATTCGCTTGCCCGATGGAACCTTTGGTCGTGTAGAGGCGATCGGTTGGCGATCAACAAAAATTCGCTCATCAGGTCAAGCGACCCTGATGGTTGTTCCAAATAGTAACTTATTGGGACTCAATATTGAGAACTATATGGGTTCTAAACGATTAATGGTTCTTGGTAAGCTTGAATTCTTTGAATGCCTATCTGATGTAAAAAAAGCCTATATTCGCCAGATCATTCTTGAAAAAATTAGGAATACATCTAATGTTGAGTTTTCTAGCTTCTCGATCAACTTTGACGATCTGGCAGATGGTAGTGGTACGAGTCGGATCCAAGCACAAATAGGGTATTCATTTCCGTCCTCTGCCAGCCAAATGGGGGAGGAAATTCGTAGCAAAGTGATGAGTTTGGTAGGTAGCAACATTCGAGACACTCTAGCAGAACAAGGGATTCAGTATCAGTACTCGGTTAATCTAACAATCGATTCGCAAATTGCTGTATAGCAGTTATTCGATGGCGATCTGTGTCACGATCAATTTAGAACACCAAGATTATTAGACGACTCGAAACCATTTTTGGTATCGAACCGGGGAATACCGAAGTAGAATTTACGAGCGAATCTAATTCTAATAGGGCACGCGCGCGGGTCTCCTTCTTGATTTTAGGCTCTACTGAAAGTTCTAATGAAATCCGTCGACGCATGTTCCAGCTGAGTAGCCAAGAAATTATGACAGACTTGCAAGCCTATAACCTGAATTTCACAACCACCGAACCTGTTATTACTCTTGACACACCCATGCCACTTTAGGTCCAGAGAAGTCAGTGAAATCTTACAAAGTCAAGTTGACTGAGGTTATCGACTTGCTTGGAGGTCCCGAGAGCCGGTTCACGCAGTCAGTTTTTCAATTATTTTTATCTTGATGGTCAGTGCAACAGATTATTCTACAGGGAGGCTCTGCAGGAGCCTAACCCATCGCCGGAGCAGACACTCCGACCATCCTCTGTGCTCACGCATATTTTGTTTGAGTGCAGCTCACCTCTAGGCCGTTAGGTCTCCTTTCGTCGTCTAGATCAAGCGCGATCGCGCTGCGGGATTCTGCCCCGAATTGTCCCACTTGTGATGGGAAAAGCCAACGGATTTTTTCGGTTCCCCACTTTAATCTCAGTTCTGGTGGCGCTTTCTTAAAAGCCAGACAAACCAGCGAACCGAAATTAGAAAAACGAGAGAAAGAACCCTTGCAACCCAGCTACCAAAGCCATAAGCGCGTAGAGCTTGGCTCGTGTCGAAGACATCGTCCTTGGATGATCGGTCATTAATCAAGCGTTTTTGCTAGCCTCAAGCCGTTGCGCTAACCACACCTTAATGATGGACTCGCGAGTGACTCCTAAGCGTTGCGCTTGTTGATCAATCGCCTCCAGCATCCATTGAGGAAGATTGAGAGTTATGGCTTGAGGTTCATTTCCAGGGCGATGGGCTAAAGACAAATCTAAAAAAGGAGTGATGTCTTCATTATTATCAAATTTGCGATCAAATTCTTCTGCTTTCATAAAGGCTTATTTCCTCCTTGCGCGATCGTCGAACGGATATAATTCTGATTTTAGTATCTCGGTAAGTAATTACTGCTGACCAATACTTCTCTTTAATTTTTCCAATAACAATAAATCTCAGTTCATCTTCAGTTCTAGCAGGAATCTTAACTCGGTTGAAATCAAACCAAATTTGTTGTGCTTCTACAAAGCTGATTCCATGTTTATTTTGATTCAGGTTACTTTTTGAAGGATCAAATTCAAATTCCATTATTTGGTATTAAAACAAGTTGATTTCATTTGATCAGTACTTTCAACACAGCTATCAAAGTCACAAGCGCGTAGAGCTTGGCTCGTGTCGAAGACATCGTCCTTGGATGATCGGTCATTAATTAGGGTTTGCTAAAAAAGCCCAATTGTCAGCTTGGCAAGACAACAGATCGTAGGGTTTGCCTTGCCCACCCTATAATGTAGTCCTTCCGCTTTCGAACTATTATCGGAAATTATTCCCATCTTAGCCTGTTCACAATCCCCACAGCACCGTAAGAGTTAAAGTAAGCCCATACACTGAGCACGATCAGGTGACTTGCTCACTCTTCATCGTCTGGGAAGAAGTTGACTCCCAATAATTTCCCTGCGGGAAGTTGCCATCTTTGTTTGTCCTCTTCTAAAGGTGGATTATCTGGATCATCGAGAGCATTTTGAGTTAATTCTTCATCAGTCATATTATCCACTCTTTCCCAGTCTGTTAAGTCTCTAGCCAGTGCTTCTTTAGGGGTGATTTTTCCTTTGTCTCCAATAAATTTGACGTTCACGATAATTTGCCCTCCTAACACTAATAATTCTGATCGTACCGTTAGGGACAGCATAGACCACTACCAATATCCTATCTCCCCATTGACCCGTGACTTTATATCTAGGCTCTCCATAATCTTTGCGATCATCGACTTCTTGCACTAAGCCCTCTGT containing:
- a CDS encoding mechanosensitive ion channel, encoding MKVVGNTAMLSELRQFLLLDSATRTLLLIPLFFSVVIFVVACARLLWFGLIQIEFELFYQTKIRILWEEVILPEIALLQPTVLLLIADIITLSIGAVDSKFDLDNVIEIPFGLAAAAGVIVLGSRIADRFLDKYLLDAIRKERKLNRELLGLAKTAVKALFIFIVVVIFFSVRHVNITAFITGLGAFGFVIAFVARSLLEQVLGAVVIYLDKPFGIDDYIRLPDGTFGRVEAIGWRSTKIRSSGQATLMVVPNSNLLGLNIENYMGSKRLMVLGKLEFFECLSDVKKAYIRQIILEKIRNTSNVEFSSFSINFDDLADGSGTSRIQAQIGYSFPSSASQMGEEIRSKVMSLVGSNIRDTLAEQGIQYQYSVNLTIDSQIAV
- a CDS encoding BrnT family toxin encodes the protein MLYFDWDENKRFSNIRKHGIDFYTAFLLLQTEGLVQEVDDRKDYGEPRYKVTGQWGDRILVVVYAVPNGTIRIISVRRANYRERQIYWRQRKNHP
- a CDS encoding zinc ribbon domain-containing protein, which codes for MQLTSRPLGLLSSSRSSAIALRDSAPNCPTCDGKSQRIFSVPHFNLSSGGAFLKARQTSEPKLEKREKEPLQPSYQSHKRVELGSCRRHRPWMIGH
- a CDS encoding CopG family transcriptional regulator, with protein sequence MKAEEFDRKFDNNEDITPFLDLSLAHRPGNEPQAITLNLPQWMLEAIDQQAQRLGVTRESIIKVWLAQRLEASKNA
- a CDS encoding BrnT family toxin encodes the protein MEFEFDPSKSNLNQNKHGISFVEAQQIWFDFNRVKIPARTEDELRFIVIGKIKEKYWSAVITYRDTKIRIISVRRSRKEEISLYESRRI